In Thauera sedimentorum, a single genomic region encodes these proteins:
- a CDS encoding Nudix family hydrolase — MKKIVDVAAGVITRPDGSFLLGQRAPGTFYPGYWEFPGGKVEPGETPAAALVRELDEELGIRVHALNPWLMREHHYEHAHVRLHFFEVHDWSGEVNDHVHSALAWQWADRLKVAPMLPANGPILKALRLPRAMGITHAGEIGVAAQLAALDAALSAGLRLVQVREPLLDEDERGAFAVEVVRRAHAAGALVVINGDEALARACGADGVHLRAVQLAALEARPDLPWVGASCHSRTELERAAALELDYAVLGAVRETPTHPGQAALGWDGFGRLAAELSIPVLALGGVAPADMSAARASGAHGIAAIRGAWAA; from the coding sequence ATGAAGAAGATCGTCGATGTGGCGGCGGGGGTGATCACCCGGCCCGATGGCAGCTTCCTGCTCGGCCAGCGCGCGCCCGGTACCTTCTATCCCGGCTACTGGGAGTTTCCCGGCGGCAAGGTGGAGCCGGGCGAAACGCCGGCCGCCGCGCTGGTGCGCGAACTGGACGAGGAACTCGGCATCCGGGTGCATGCGCTCAACCCCTGGCTGATGCGCGAGCACCATTACGAGCATGCCCATGTGCGCCTGCATTTCTTCGAGGTGCATGACTGGTCCGGCGAGGTGAACGACCATGTGCACAGTGCGCTCGCCTGGCAGTGGGCCGACCGCCTGAAGGTGGCGCCGATGCTGCCGGCCAACGGCCCCATCCTCAAGGCCTTGCGCCTGCCGCGCGCCATGGGCATCACCCATGCCGGGGAGATCGGCGTCGCAGCCCAGCTTGCGGCGCTGGACGCGGCACTGAGCGCCGGCCTGCGCCTGGTGCAGGTGCGCGAACCGCTGCTCGATGAGGACGAACGCGGCGCCTTCGCCGTCGAGGTGGTGCGTCGTGCGCACGCGGCGGGGGCTCTGGTGGTGATCAACGGCGACGAGGCGCTGGCGCGTGCCTGCGGGGCGGATGGCGTTCACCTGCGGGCGGTGCAGTTGGCCGCACTGGAGGCGCGTCCGGATCTTCCCTGGGTGGGGGCGTCCTGCCACAGCCGGACGGAGCTCGAGCGGGCTGCGGCGCTGGAGCTGGACTATGCGGTGCTGGGTGCGGTGCGCGAAACGCCGACCCACCCCGGACAGGCGGCGCTGGGCTGGGACGGCTTTGGCCGCTTGGCCGCGGAACTGTCGATACCGGTGCTGGCGCTGGGTGGTGTGGCGCCGGCCGACATGAGCGCTGCGCGGGCGTCTGGCGCGCATGGAATTGCCGCGATCCGTGGTGCGTGGGCCGCGTGA
- a CDS encoding DNA gyrase inhibitor YacG — protein sequence MSDNTPRTVKCPSCGKAVEWKPESRYRPFCSERCRQIDLGAWASENYRVPADAPPDPDADTGRS from the coding sequence GTGAGCGACAACACGCCACGCACGGTGAAGTGCCCGAGCTGCGGGAAGGCGGTGGAGTGGAAGCCGGAGAGCCGCTACCGCCCGTTCTGCTCCGAGCGCTGCCGGCAGATCGACCTGGGCGCCTGGGCATCCGAGAACTACCGCGTACCGGCCGACGCACCGCCCGACCCCGACGCGGATACCGGCCGCAGCTGA
- the zapD gene encoding cell division protein ZapD, giving the protein MISYEYPLNERIRTLLRLEDLYRKIGHFLRGDAPQDHHVALLTLFEVLEVASRADLKVDLVQELERQRQILMGFRNNPEISEKALSGALYEIEQASSSLLAMAGKIGQYLRENEWLMGIRSRASIPGGVCQFDLPSYHYWLNREPEHRRRDLEGWLSPMTPIRDGLSIVLRLLRASGRAESQVARCGTYQLTMGGRSAQMLRLTLNHSEAVVPEISANKYALNIRFVMPETLARPRLAERDVPFELTFCSL; this is encoded by the coding sequence GTGATTAGCTACGAATACCCTCTGAACGAGCGTATCCGAACGCTCCTGCGCCTCGAGGACCTCTACCGCAAGATCGGGCATTTCCTGCGCGGCGACGCTCCGCAGGATCATCACGTCGCGCTGCTCACCCTGTTCGAAGTGCTGGAAGTAGCCAGCCGCGCCGACCTCAAGGTCGATCTGGTGCAGGAACTCGAGCGCCAGCGCCAGATCCTGATGGGCTTCCGCAACAATCCCGAAATTTCCGAAAAAGCGCTGTCCGGCGCGCTCTACGAGATCGAGCAGGCCTCGTCCTCGCTGCTCGCCATGGCCGGCAAGATCGGCCAGTACCTGCGCGAGAACGAATGGCTGATGGGCATCCGCAGCCGTGCCTCGATTCCGGGCGGGGTCTGCCAGTTCGACCTGCCCTCCTACCACTACTGGCTGAACCGCGAGCCGGAACACCGGCGGCGCGACCTGGAAGGCTGGCTCTCGCCGATGACGCCGATCCGCGACGGACTGAGCATCGTGCTGCGCCTGCTGCGCGCCAGCGGCCGCGCCGAAAGCCAGGTCGCACGCTGCGGCACCTACCAGCTCACCATGGGCGGGCGCAGCGCGCAGATGTTGCGCCTGACGCTCAACCACAGCGAAGCGGTGGTGCCCGAGATCAGCGCCAACAAATACGCGCTGAACATCCGTTTCGTGATGCCGGAAACCCTCGCCCGCCCGCGCCTGGCCGAACGCGACGTACCGTTCGAGCTGACTTTCTGCAGCCTGTGA